In Quercus lobata isolate SW786 chromosome 12, ValleyOak3.0 Primary Assembly, whole genome shotgun sequence, a genomic segment contains:
- the LOC115972112 gene encoding 7-ethoxycoumarin O-deethylase-like — translation MLNTVSAMWSRWWSASNDKDELSRANLTALVSIFAVLFWFLWAAKKSRKPPLPPGPRGLPLLGYLPFLGTNLHRKFEELAGLYGPIYKVWLGQKLCVVISSPSLVKEVVRDRDTIFANRDPPIAARVASYGGADIAFSSYGPDWKKLRKIFVREMLSNANLDGSYTLRREEVKNTIRNVYDKMGTPIDLGVLAFVTGINTVMNMVWGDTLREEGTNIGAEFKRIVAEMMVLIGKPNVSDFFPVLAMFDLQGIERHAKQILKWVEPILDSAIDKRMNSDTGKKMRTGQIEQRKDFLQFLLELKEQDGAATSISMTQLKALLMDIIVGGAETTSTMVEWVMAELMHHPQVMKKVHEELAKSVGLDSLVEESHLPKLHYLDAVIKETFRLHPPLPFLVPRCPSQSSTIGGYYIPKGTMVWLNVWAIHRDPKIWKNPLEFQPERFLNESSNLDYSGNNFNYFPFGSGRRKCAGLPLAERTLLYILASLLHSFEWKLPHDTELEFSDNFGIVTKKLNPVVALPTSRLSNFELYTK, via the exons ATGTTGAATACAGTTTCCGCCATGTGGTCACGGTGGTGGAGTGCTAGCAACGACAAAGATGAACTTTCTAGAGCAAATCTCACTGCTTTAGTCTCTATATTCGCGGTGTTGTTCTGGTTCTTATGGGCAGCCAAGAAATCAAGAAAGCCTCCATTGCCACCAGGTCCACGTGGCTTGCCACTACTTGGGTACCTTCCCTTTCTAGGTACCAACCTTCATAGGAAATTTGAGGAACTGGCAGGGCTCTATGGACCTATCTACAAGGTTTGGCTTGGACAAAAATTATGTGTAGTGATAAGTTCACCATCACTGGTGAAAGAAGTGGTTCGTGACCGAGACACAATATTCGCTAACCGTGACCCTCCCATAGCTGCACGAGTTGCCTCATATGGAGGAGCTGATATTGCATTTTCATCATATGGTCCTGATTGGAAGAAGTTGCGTAAGATTTTTGTGCGAGAAATGCTGAGTAATGCAAATCTTGATGGTTCTTACACCCTACGAAGGGAAGAAGTTAAGAATACTATTAGAAATGTGTATGACAAGATGGGCACTCCCATAGATCTCGGAGTATTGGCGTTTGTGACTGGAATAAACACAGTCATGAACATGGTGTGGGGTGACACGCTACGAGAGGAAGGGACTAATATTGGGGCCGAGTTTAAAAGAATAGTGGCGGAGATGATGGTGCTAATAGGAAAACCAAATGTATCGGATTTTTTCCCCGTGCTTGCAATGTTTGATTTACAAGGGATTGAGAGGCATGCAAAGCAGATTTTGAAATGGGTTGAGCCCATTCTTGATTCTGCCATTGATAAAAGGATGAATTCAGACACAGGCAAAAAAATGAGGACAGGTCAGATTGAACAAAGGAAGGACTTCTTGCAATTTCTCTTGGAGTTGAAGGAACAAGATGGTGCTGCAACATCAATTAGCATGACCCAATTGAAGGCTTTGCTTATG GATATAATTGTGGGTGGAGCCGAGACTACTTCAACCATGGTGGAATGGGTGATGGCGGAGCTGATGCACCATCCACAGGTTATGAAAAAAGTCCATGAAGAATTAGCGAAATCTGTAGGGCTGGACAGCTTAGTCGAAGAATCCCATTTGCCCAAATTGCACTATTTAGATGCTGTCATTAAAGAGACATTCCGCTTGCACCCTCCACTTCCCTTTCTAGTACCACGTTGTCCAAGCCAATCTAGCACTATTGGTGGGTACTACATACCCAAAGGTACTATGGTTTGGTTAAATGTTTGGGCTATACATAGGGATCCAAAGATTTGGAAGAATCCATTGGAATTTCAACCAGAGAGGTTCCTAAATGAGTCTAGCAATTTGGATTATTCTGGcaacaattttaattattttccatttGGATCCGGGAGAAGAAAATGCGCAGGGCTTCCATTAGCAGAGAGGACTCTGTTATACATCTTAGCTTCACTCTTGCATTCATTTGAGTGGAAATTGCCACATGATACAGAGTTGGAATTTTCTGACAATTTTGGTATTGTTaccaaaaaattgaacccaGTAGTTGCTCTTCCAACATCAAGGTTATCCAACTTTGAGctctacacaaaataa